AAACATAACCACGAGGAATCAGGGATACGACACAAGGCTCATCATAAGAGGTGCGGGACTAAAGGCAACTTACGGTGTGAGAGAGATAATGGTGCTTTTAAACGGCGTCCCTATCACCGACCCGGATAGCCTGACCAGGCTTGATTTTGTAGACACTTCTCTCATTGAGAGGGTAGAGGTTGTCAAAGGACCCAATTCAACGCTCTGGGGTGTCAACTCTGCGGGTGGAGTGATAAATGTGATAACGAGGAGTCCTTTTGAGAGAAAGGGAGGGTTTATAAAACTCAGCCTGGGAGACTACAACACTCAGAACCACAACCTTTATTACTCTACACCTCTGGGCAAGGGCTTTTACATAGGTTTTAACGCAAGCAGAAGGCAAACGGATAACTCCTGGAGATCTCACAACAAGTTCTGGACCAACCAGATTACCCTACAGCCCTCTTACATGTTTGAGGACGGCAGCGCCTGGGAAAACTACATAAGCTACACAAAGGCAAGCCTTGAGCTTCCCGGCTCCCTGGTGGTAGACCCCAAAAGAAAGATAGACCAGTGGTCAGAGTTTAAAAGAACCGGCAATGTCCCACAGACTGCAGACCCCTGGAGGCACATGGGAAGGTACTCTGAGATACTCTTTATGAGCTCAAAGCTGGACAAAACCTTGGAAAACTTTCAAATAATCCCAGTTATCTATATAAATCACTGGCAACACTACCACCCCGTTACGGGCAGGATAAACGATGCCAACACATGGATTTACGGCTTGGACTTTCAGACAAATTACAGACACAGTCTTGGTGTGCTGACGGGTGGTTTTACGGTAAGGCACGATGACCAAAACACTGACTACTTCAAGTACAGAAACATAAAAGTCGTGGGCGGAAGAATAGTCAGCACTCTGTCAGACAGCAGGGGAGAACTGCTTGAGAGACAAAACCAAAAGACAACCCTTGCGGGCGTTTTCCTTCAGGAATCCATTCAGAGAGGCAGGTGGATAGTTGATATAGGTGCGAGGTTAGACAGGGTAAAGTTTGACATATCCGGATACAAGTGGGGGGATTACTCTTTTAGCAAAGGAAACTATGTAAGCTGTCCAGACCCGTCCATAGATAACTGCTTCTCCTACTCAAGGGAGAAAACCTACACAGCTGTCAGTCCAAGGATAGGCGTTGTGTATAAGCTTTCTCCTGTAATACACCTTTACGGAAACATCTCCACAGGTGCCACCACACCCTCCAGCAGTGAACTATCCTCAAACCCGAACCTAAAGTTGTCAAAGGTGATTAACTACGAAGTAGGTTTGAAGGCAAGACACAGTAGATTTTCCTTAGACACAGCTCTATACCTTATGCAGGTAAAGGATGAGGTGGTAAGAGTTATACAGCCAGATGGATACACGCAATTTACCAACGCTGGCAAAACCGAAAAGAAGGGACTGGAAATCTCTGGGTCCTACAGGCTTTTTGATGGCCTTGATGTGGGTGTGTCTTTCGCCTACTCAGATTACAAGTTTAAAGATTTTAGCGAGATTGTGGGAAGCACGAATGTAAGCAGGAACGGCAACAGACTTCCTTACATACCTATGCACCAATACTCTCTCTTTGCAAGTTATACCCATTCATCCGGCTTCAGGTTCAGAGTTCAGACGGACACATGGGGAGAGTACTATATGGATAACGCCAATACGGAAAAGTACGGTGGCTATGACTTTCTGACGAGCATCAGCGTAGGGTACGCAAAGAAGAACTTTGATGTGGCACTGATGGTAGACAACCTCTTCAACAAAAAGTATGCTGTTGAAGTCACTAAAGACACATCAGGCGTAAAAAGATACACTCCCGGACCACCCAGAACTTTTTTAGTAAGGGTAAGCTACAGCTTTTGAAGGAGGTCTAATCATGCAAGTAGCAAAAGTTCACTTTATAGCAAAGAGGGACAAAAGGGATATATTGGGCATGCCTTTGCTGGGTTTTCTTTTTAAAAACAGGTATATGCTTCTTTTTTACAGGTTACTGACGCTTTTTTTACTCCTTTACGCCATAATCTACGGTTTTGTAAACCCCACCAAGGAAAATGTTTTCACAACAGCGGTCTTCTGGTCTCTCTTCTGGCCTTTCTTCATGGTTATAAGTCTTCCCACTCTGGGAAATGTGTTCTGTATGGTCTGCCCCCACGGTTTTCTGGGGAAGCACCTGACCAGGATAGGTCTGAAGCTAAGGCCACCTAAATGGCTTGCAAACCCTTACATAGGTCTCATAGGTTCTAACATCCTCGCTTACTGGTTTGTGCTTTACACCTTTCCGAGCTTTCTAAGATCTCCTTTGAACACCGCCCTTTTCTTTACCTTCTTTACCCTTCTATCGGCTTTGCTCTTCCTCCTTTTCAGAGGCATGGCATACTGTAAGTATGTTTGCCCTATAGGCTCTGTTAACAGTGCCTTCTCAAGAACTTCCTTTACTTGGCTTTCTACCTATCAGGAGGAGT
The DNA window shown above is from Hydrogenobacter thermophilus TK-6 and carries:
- a CDS encoding TonB-dependent receptor, with the translated sequence MRRTVGMLGLIMLSTSLAKEVQVEEVSVTATRTERKTEDVPASVSVVGKEKLEQRPMLNLYDALQGIPGVNITTRNQGYDTRLIIRGAGLKATYGVREIMVLLNGVPITDPDSLTRLDFVDTSLIERVEVVKGPNSTLWGVNSAGGVINVITRSPFERKGGFIKLSLGDYNTQNHNLYYSTPLGKGFYIGFNASRRQTDNSWRSHNKFWTNQITLQPSYMFEDGSAWENYISYTKASLELPGSLVVDPKRKIDQWSEFKRTGNVPQTADPWRHMGRYSEILFMSSKLDKTLENFQIIPVIYINHWQHYHPVTGRINDANTWIYGLDFQTNYRHSLGVLTGGFTVRHDDQNTDYFKYRNIKVVGGRIVSTLSDSRGELLERQNQKTTLAGVFLQESIQRGRWIVDIGARLDRVKFDISGYKWGDYSFSKGNYVSCPDPSIDNCFSYSREKTYTAVSPRIGVVYKLSPVIHLYGNISTGATTPSSSELSSNPNLKLSKVINYEVGLKARHSRFSLDTALYLMQVKDEVVRVIQPDGYTQFTNAGKTEKKGLEISGSYRLFDGLDVGVSFAYSDYKFKDFSEIVGSTNVSRNGNRLPYIPMHQYSLFASYTHSSGFRFRVQTDTWGEYYMDNANTEKYGGYDFLTSISVGYAKKNFDVALMVDNLFNKKYAVEVTKDTSGVKRYTPGPPRTFLVRVSYSF